Proteins found in one Drosophila innubila isolate TH190305 chromosome X, UK_Dinn_1.0, whole genome shotgun sequence genomic segment:
- the LOC117784764 gene encoding uncharacterized protein LOC117784764 isoform X2, with translation MTFYWWSHWFWITCLSVQLLPNGITTVETYPSQDISQESTTQLEGQAADRLKTVDHDADAHRQTTKLYQTTASQTWATATQTNIMDLTIKTTATSKVTHSYTEDGQLGSADVMESPLSDSPDDDGVELHRDEIVEIDENRNDDKEETIEKMIQSHNQFEFKRSADFAVVSPAEQLNNYTNFSRSTSTNTNKNNNISGCSVCNFTSTAAAGSSRRPEDSSITTVETSTTKTSTSTESPLLNSSTGQTVAATPSTPKINTDWLSDELQKAPFTLQNAKKEDELHRAETDHRSRKSKVLSAEYKHINRYINFSSDTKSLLTRSASATPSVSGYNPDEGNISSEALAIQVSRDKRQSYFLDAGTISALCFTVFGICCTVGTIGIVLYRRRYLNKPQALSEPDSSVYIDDSTMRDNSDEMYSLDNDSFLNSLEAMTIQNYWTDTVKHTKL, from the exons ATGACTTTCTACTGGTGGTCCCATTGGTTTTGGATAACCTGTCTGAGTG TACAACTGTTGCCCAATGGCATCACAACTGTGGAAACATATCCCAGCCAGGACATAAGCCAAGAATCCACTACACAACTGGAGGGACAGGCGGCGGACCGGTTAAAAACAGTGGATCATGATGCTGATGCGCAtcggcaaacaacaaaattatatcaaaCCACGGCGAGCCAGACTTGGGCTACGGCCACACAGACGAATATCATGGACTTAACGATTAAGACAACGGCGACATCAAAGGTCACTCACTCTTATACAGAAGATGGCCAGCTGGGGAGTGCAGATGTCATGGAATCACCTTTATCTGACTCCCCCGACGACGATGGTGTTGAACTCCATAGGGATGAAATCGTAGAAATAGACGAAAATAGAAACGACGACAAGGAGGAGACAATTGAAAAGATGATACAGTCACACAATCAGTTCGAATTCAAGCGCTCAGCGGACTTTGCAGTTGTTTCGCCGGCGGAACAGCTTAACAACTATACGAATTTTAGTCGTAGCACAAG tacaaatacaaacaaaaataacaacataaGCGGCTGCAGTGTATGCAATTTCACAAGCACAGCAGCTGCTGGCAGCAGTAGAAGACCAGAAGACAGCAGCATTACGACAGTTGAGACTTCGACAACGAaaacatccacatccacagaGAGCCCATTACTCAACAGCAGCACTGGTCAAACAGTGGCAGCCACTCCCTCTACGCCCAAAATCAACACGGATTGGCTGTCCGATGAGTTACAAAAGGCTCCGTTTACACTGCAAAACGCTAAAAAGGAGGACGAGCTACATCGTGCCGAGACCGATCATCGTTCGCGCAAGTCCAAAGTGCTTTCAGCAGAATACAAGCACATAAATCGTTACATCAATTTCTCCAGCGATACCAAGAGTCTGTTAACCCGCTCAGCATCAGCGACACCCAGCGTTTCAGGTTATAATCCAGATGAAGGGAATATATCTTCCGAGGCGCTAGCCATTCAAGTGAGCAGAGACAAAAGG CAGAGCTATTTCTTGGATGCAGGCACCATATCGGCCTTGTGCTTTACTGTCTTCGGCATCTGCTGTACCGTGGGCACCATTGGCATTGTCCTGTATCGGCGGCGGTATCTAAATAAACCGCAGGCGCTTAGCGAGCCCGACTCGAGCGTTTACATCGACGATAGTACGATGCGT gaTAACTCGGATGAGATGTACAGCCTGGATAACGACTCGTTTCTTAACTCGCTTGAGGCAATGACAATACAGAACTACTGGACAGACACTGTCAAACATACAAAGCTTTAA
- the LOC117784816 gene encoding malate dehydrogenase, mitochondrial-like, which translates to MVYGKIGSHCHKWRLSNSIGQLKLQQRNFRVAVIGASGGIGQPLSLLLKNNKLVTELALHDVMNVEGVAADLSHISTSIPVKAFNGAAELDNAVKCSDLVIITAGVARRPGMDREQLFEVNANVVLGSVKAIAKNSAHALIAIVTNPINAIVPMAAQYLKRKDVFDANRLFGVTTLDCVRAEAFIGNYMNIDPRKVEIPVIGGHAGNTILPIMSQCKPAFQGDDQCKAALINRIQMGGDEVVKAKQGKGSATLSMAFATARFANALLQGLKGKETPIECAYVQSVLTDACFFASPLSFGPRGIKKNYGLPQLDDDEKKALKVAVEGLKKSIKTGIAFADNYC; encoded by the exons ATGGTTTACGGCAAAATAGGATCCCATTGCCACAAATGGCGACTTTCGAATTCAATTGGGCAGTTAAAATTG cagcagcgaaatTTTAGGGTTGCTGTTATTGGAGCTTCTGGCGGAATTGGCCAACCACTTTCTTTATTGTTAAAGAATAACAAATTGGTTACCGAACTGGCGTTGCATGATGTAATGAATGTTGAAGGTGTCGCTGCAGATTTATCACATATTTCGACATCGATTCCAGTCAAGGCCTTTAACGGGGCAGCTGAGTTAGACAATGCAGTTAAATGTTCGGACTTGGTCATTATTACAGCGGGCGTTGCACGCCGACCGGGCATGGATCGCGAACAGCTGTTTGAAGTGAATGCGAATGTTGTGCTTGGTTCGGTAAAGGCAATCGCCAAAAATTCGGCACATGCCCTGATAGCGATCGTCACGAATCCGATCAATGCGATTGTTCCGATGGCTGCCCAGTATCTAAAGCGGAAGGATGTCTTTGATGCAAATCGCTTGTTTGGTGTTACCACATTGGATTGTGTTCGCGCTGAGGCTTTTATAGGAAATTACATGAACATTGATCCTAGGAAGGTGGAAATACCTGTGATTGGTGGCCACGCTGGCAACACTATATTACCCATAATGTCACAGTGCAAACCGGCCTTCCAAGGGGACGATCAGTGTAAAGCAGCGCTTATTAATCGCATTCAAATGGGCGGCGATGAGGTTGTTAAGGCCAAACAGGGCAAAGGCTCTGCTACCCTGTCCATGGCCTTTGCCACCGCTCGTTTTGCTAACGCTCTGCTTCAAGGTCTTAAGGGTAAGGAGACGCCCATTGAGTGTGCTTATGTGCAGTCCGTGTTAACTGACGCATGCTTTTTCGCAAGCCCTTTGAGCTTCGGTCCGAGGGGCATCAAAAAGAATTACGGACTGCCTCAGCTCGATGATGATGAGAAAAAAGCTCTGAAAGTGGCTGTGGAAGGATTAAAAAAGTCGATTAAAACTGGCATTGCATTCGCAGacaattattgttaa
- the LOC117784764 gene encoding uncharacterized protein LOC117784764 isoform X4 → MTFYWWSHWFWITCLSVQLLPNGITTVETYPSQDISQESTTQLEGQAADRLKTVDHDADAHRQTTKLYQTTASQTWATATQTNIMDLTIKTTATSKVTHSYTEDGQLGSADVMESPLSDSPDDDGVELHRDEIVEIDENRNDDKEETIEKMIQSHNQFEFKRSADFAVVSPAEQLNNYTNFSRSTSTNTNKNNNISGCSVCNFTSTAAAGSSRRPEDSSITTVETSTTKTSTSTESPLLNSSTGQTVAATPSTPKINTDWLSDELQKAPFTLQNAKKEDELHRAETDHRSRKSKVLSAEYKHINRYINFSSDTKSLLTRSASATPSVSGYNPDEGNISSEALAIQQSYFLDAGTISALCFTVFGICCTVGTIGIVLYRRRYLNKPQALSEPDSSVYIDDSTMRDNSDEMYSLDNDSFLNSLEAMTIQNYWTDTVKHTKL, encoded by the exons ATGACTTTCTACTGGTGGTCCCATTGGTTTTGGATAACCTGTCTGAGTG TACAACTGTTGCCCAATGGCATCACAACTGTGGAAACATATCCCAGCCAGGACATAAGCCAAGAATCCACTACACAACTGGAGGGACAGGCGGCGGACCGGTTAAAAACAGTGGATCATGATGCTGATGCGCAtcggcaaacaacaaaattatatcaaaCCACGGCGAGCCAGACTTGGGCTACGGCCACACAGACGAATATCATGGACTTAACGATTAAGACAACGGCGACATCAAAGGTCACTCACTCTTATACAGAAGATGGCCAGCTGGGGAGTGCAGATGTCATGGAATCACCTTTATCTGACTCCCCCGACGACGATGGTGTTGAACTCCATAGGGATGAAATCGTAGAAATAGACGAAAATAGAAACGACGACAAGGAGGAGACAATTGAAAAGATGATACAGTCACACAATCAGTTCGAATTCAAGCGCTCAGCGGACTTTGCAGTTGTTTCGCCGGCGGAACAGCTTAACAACTATACGAATTTTAGTCGTAGCACAAG tacaaatacaaacaaaaataacaacataaGCGGCTGCAGTGTATGCAATTTCACAAGCACAGCAGCTGCTGGCAGCAGTAGAAGACCAGAAGACAGCAGCATTACGACAGTTGAGACTTCGACAACGAaaacatccacatccacagaGAGCCCATTACTCAACAGCAGCACTGGTCAAACAGTGGCAGCCACTCCCTCTACGCCCAAAATCAACACGGATTGGCTGTCCGATGAGTTACAAAAGGCTCCGTTTACACTGCAAAACGCTAAAAAGGAGGACGAGCTACATCGTGCCGAGACCGATCATCGTTCGCGCAAGTCCAAAGTGCTTTCAGCAGAATACAAGCACATAAATCGTTACATCAATTTCTCCAGCGATACCAAGAGTCTGTTAACCCGCTCAGCATCAGCGACACCCAGCGTTTCAGGTTATAATCCAGATGAAGGGAATATATCTTCCGAGGCGCTAGCCATTCAA CAGAGCTATTTCTTGGATGCAGGCACCATATCGGCCTTGTGCTTTACTGTCTTCGGCATCTGCTGTACCGTGGGCACCATTGGCATTGTCCTGTATCGGCGGCGGTATCTAAATAAACCGCAGGCGCTTAGCGAGCCCGACTCGAGCGTTTACATCGACGATAGTACGATGCGT gaTAACTCGGATGAGATGTACAGCCTGGATAACGACTCGTTTCTTAACTCGCTTGAGGCAATGACAATACAGAACTACTGGACAGACACTGTCAAACATACAAAGCTTTAA
- the LOC117784764 gene encoding uncharacterized protein LOC117784764 isoform X1, which produces MTFYWWSHWFWITCLSVQLLPNGITTVETYPSQDISQESTTQLEGQAADRLKTVDHDADAHRQTTKLYQTTASQTWATATQTNIMDLTIKTTATSKVTHSYTEDGQLGSADVMESPLSDSPDDDGVELHRDEIVEIDENRNDDKEETIEKMIQSHNQFEFKRSADFAVVSPAEQLNNYTNFSRSTSTNTNKNNNISGCSVCNFTSTAAAGSSRRPEDSSITTVETSTTKTSTSTESPLLNSSTGQTVAATPSTPKINTDWLSDELQKAPFTLQNAKKEDELHRAETDHRSRKSKVLSAEYKHINRYINFSSDTKSLLTRSASATPSVSGYNPDEGNISSEALAIQVSRDKRQSYFLDAGTISALCFTVFGICCTVGTIGIVLYRRRYLNKPQALSEPDSSVYIDDSTMRVSDNSDEMYSLDNDSFLNSLEAMTIQNYWTDTVKHTKL; this is translated from the exons ATGACTTTCTACTGGTGGTCCCATTGGTTTTGGATAACCTGTCTGAGTG TACAACTGTTGCCCAATGGCATCACAACTGTGGAAACATATCCCAGCCAGGACATAAGCCAAGAATCCACTACACAACTGGAGGGACAGGCGGCGGACCGGTTAAAAACAGTGGATCATGATGCTGATGCGCAtcggcaaacaacaaaattatatcaaaCCACGGCGAGCCAGACTTGGGCTACGGCCACACAGACGAATATCATGGACTTAACGATTAAGACAACGGCGACATCAAAGGTCACTCACTCTTATACAGAAGATGGCCAGCTGGGGAGTGCAGATGTCATGGAATCACCTTTATCTGACTCCCCCGACGACGATGGTGTTGAACTCCATAGGGATGAAATCGTAGAAATAGACGAAAATAGAAACGACGACAAGGAGGAGACAATTGAAAAGATGATACAGTCACACAATCAGTTCGAATTCAAGCGCTCAGCGGACTTTGCAGTTGTTTCGCCGGCGGAACAGCTTAACAACTATACGAATTTTAGTCGTAGCACAAG tacaaatacaaacaaaaataacaacataaGCGGCTGCAGTGTATGCAATTTCACAAGCACAGCAGCTGCTGGCAGCAGTAGAAGACCAGAAGACAGCAGCATTACGACAGTTGAGACTTCGACAACGAaaacatccacatccacagaGAGCCCATTACTCAACAGCAGCACTGGTCAAACAGTGGCAGCCACTCCCTCTACGCCCAAAATCAACACGGATTGGCTGTCCGATGAGTTACAAAAGGCTCCGTTTACACTGCAAAACGCTAAAAAGGAGGACGAGCTACATCGTGCCGAGACCGATCATCGTTCGCGCAAGTCCAAAGTGCTTTCAGCAGAATACAAGCACATAAATCGTTACATCAATTTCTCCAGCGATACCAAGAGTCTGTTAACCCGCTCAGCATCAGCGACACCCAGCGTTTCAGGTTATAATCCAGATGAAGGGAATATATCTTCCGAGGCGCTAGCCATTCAAGTGAGCAGAGACAAAAGG CAGAGCTATTTCTTGGATGCAGGCACCATATCGGCCTTGTGCTTTACTGTCTTCGGCATCTGCTGTACCGTGGGCACCATTGGCATTGTCCTGTATCGGCGGCGGTATCTAAATAAACCGCAGGCGCTTAGCGAGCCCGACTCGAGCGTTTACATCGACGATAGTACGATGCGTGTAAGT gaTAACTCGGATGAGATGTACAGCCTGGATAACGACTCGTTTCTTAACTCGCTTGAGGCAATGACAATACAGAACTACTGGACAGACACTGTCAAACATACAAAGCTTTAA
- the LOC117784764 gene encoding uncharacterized protein LOC117784764 isoform X3, protein MTFYWWSHWFWITCLSVQLLPNGITTVETYPSQDISQESTTQLEGQAADRLKTVDHDADAHRQTTKLYQTTASQTWATATQTNIMDLTIKTTATSKVTHSYTEDGQLGSADVMESPLSDSPDDDGVELHRDEIVEIDENRNDDKEETIEKMIQSHNQFEFKRSADFAVVSPAEQLNNYTNFSRSTSTNTNKNNNISGCSVCNFTSTAAAGSSRRPEDSSITTVETSTTKTSTSTESPLLNSSTGQTVAATPSTPKINTDWLSDELQKAPFTLQNAKKEDELHRAETDHRSRKSKVLSAEYKHINRYINFSSDTKSLLTRSASATPSVSGYNPDEGNISSEALAIQQSYFLDAGTISALCFTVFGICCTVGTIGIVLYRRRYLNKPQALSEPDSSVYIDDSTMRVSDNSDEMYSLDNDSFLNSLEAMTIQNYWTDTVKHTKL, encoded by the exons ATGACTTTCTACTGGTGGTCCCATTGGTTTTGGATAACCTGTCTGAGTG TACAACTGTTGCCCAATGGCATCACAACTGTGGAAACATATCCCAGCCAGGACATAAGCCAAGAATCCACTACACAACTGGAGGGACAGGCGGCGGACCGGTTAAAAACAGTGGATCATGATGCTGATGCGCAtcggcaaacaacaaaattatatcaaaCCACGGCGAGCCAGACTTGGGCTACGGCCACACAGACGAATATCATGGACTTAACGATTAAGACAACGGCGACATCAAAGGTCACTCACTCTTATACAGAAGATGGCCAGCTGGGGAGTGCAGATGTCATGGAATCACCTTTATCTGACTCCCCCGACGACGATGGTGTTGAACTCCATAGGGATGAAATCGTAGAAATAGACGAAAATAGAAACGACGACAAGGAGGAGACAATTGAAAAGATGATACAGTCACACAATCAGTTCGAATTCAAGCGCTCAGCGGACTTTGCAGTTGTTTCGCCGGCGGAACAGCTTAACAACTATACGAATTTTAGTCGTAGCACAAG tacaaatacaaacaaaaataacaacataaGCGGCTGCAGTGTATGCAATTTCACAAGCACAGCAGCTGCTGGCAGCAGTAGAAGACCAGAAGACAGCAGCATTACGACAGTTGAGACTTCGACAACGAaaacatccacatccacagaGAGCCCATTACTCAACAGCAGCACTGGTCAAACAGTGGCAGCCACTCCCTCTACGCCCAAAATCAACACGGATTGGCTGTCCGATGAGTTACAAAAGGCTCCGTTTACACTGCAAAACGCTAAAAAGGAGGACGAGCTACATCGTGCCGAGACCGATCATCGTTCGCGCAAGTCCAAAGTGCTTTCAGCAGAATACAAGCACATAAATCGTTACATCAATTTCTCCAGCGATACCAAGAGTCTGTTAACCCGCTCAGCATCAGCGACACCCAGCGTTTCAGGTTATAATCCAGATGAAGGGAATATATCTTCCGAGGCGCTAGCCATTCAA CAGAGCTATTTCTTGGATGCAGGCACCATATCGGCCTTGTGCTTTACTGTCTTCGGCATCTGCTGTACCGTGGGCACCATTGGCATTGTCCTGTATCGGCGGCGGTATCTAAATAAACCGCAGGCGCTTAGCGAGCCCGACTCGAGCGTTTACATCGACGATAGTACGATGCGTGTAAGT gaTAACTCGGATGAGATGTACAGCCTGGATAACGACTCGTTTCTTAACTCGCTTGAGGCAATGACAATACAGAACTACTGGACAGACACTGTCAAACATACAAAGCTTTAA
- the LOC117784735 gene encoding uncharacterized protein LOC117784735, producing the protein MSYFGVYIPPSKAGFEGTTAQCAGSIAADNIKIVPVSGANDSNATKYEDPEYPPDSPLWLIFTEKSKALDVLRNYKDARLREFPNREQAESYVQFGFESIESLKRFGKAKPVSKPVQLPTVIGVGFKTSSGGSDSPFSSSPTNSASSSPCSTVTLSNMIISMPNSSSTSSCVVTVGSGNAVGSASSSLSAERPPFRAPTKQELVEFRKQIEAGNYERVKRIVWDNPRFLISSGDTPTSLKEGYRYNAMHICAQGNQALVAELILKIISDRDFTQLYAGKKSSGEMCAAMNENLLDYYLNMPDKGRGETPLHFAVKNGHIAIVQVLTSYPQCKSLKNTEGMYPKDIICQRAPNAGPDVCKKLELLLSEPHYVPVMRAVHNELPPHVGQPFTPNEPPNMQYKTDESDRLNVDLTISALAGPMPREQAFNFFRRWKTPPRIGSNVISPLAGSPFVSPMKTPSNKSFVNKSTGQMSTGRRVLFSPTTPNKSLNEPNGNHKSQQAMSLQNGDMENIENNNNNHCALKDNSSAPKRMIDIPSTPIRQMRPDLFLEYRSSNSSPHVDESPDRALDFSLNVSNLNDSFRERHIKNSDIEKGLEVVGRQLARQEQLEWREYWDFLDTFIDIASSNGLTRLDGYLSAQLEQSQASLLSEKSDQVWSLSQMQHYLDLIADRSKTSNATSGGSAITQVMTPYTCVEKSLQVFAKRITKTLINNIGNMVSINDMLLSELKRLKSLIVSFKDDTRFFTVDFSKVHSRIAHLVASYIAHSMEVSAALRYQLMQMLRKLLQLNGDRREHLHCVCASMLQMLELAPTVQLPDALKTEELCSAAWQVEQSCACLWEANLSRKTSRRKRTESLRAQLQDISNATTTLTATALTLRNSVPSNVAVVYPTAKNSAYRSSDNHSDDDDIDSDDEMFFYECGGGDSSEDEDIFLTPPESRSPRLSCELEPRYELFIFGKEPTKRDLDVLNAIFHVKIDKDSLPFVHAWRTAMENFSTAEMDLFPSPKSVQKTHKSSSYFAISTTPKNLSSVGAVNSNASSIVADSVSLAHPKRLFATPKLNAVAARRHSATPSTPPKPTRLPEKTTPLWDPPMDTSSPMPSLATVAAATVSQSFQTPLNKMRGLFSKYREARQESTPAAFSLDMINARPNKSLLMEESD; encoded by the exons ATGTCGTACTTTGGCGTCTATATACCTCCATCCAAAGCGGGATTTGAGGGCACAACAGCGCAGTGTGCAGGGTCAATAGCCGCcgataatataaaaattgtgccTGTCAGTGGAGCGAATGATTCAAATGCGACAAAATATGAGGATCCTGAATACCCTC CCGATTCGCCGCTCTGGTTGATATTTACCGAAAAGTCGAAGGCACTGGACGTGCTGCGCAATTACAAGGATGCACGTCTGCGCGAGTTTCCAAATCGCGAGCAGGCTGAAAGCTACGTACAGTTTGGCTTTGAGAGCATCGAGTCATTGAAGCGTTTCGGCAAAGCCAAACCAGTCAGCA aGCCTGTACAATTGCCTACGGTGATTGGTGTTGGATTTAAGACATCTTCTGGCGGCTCAGACAGTCCGTTTTCCTCGTCACCCACTAACAGCGCCAGTAGCTCGCCCTGTTCCACAGTAACTTTGTCCAATATGATTATTTCTAtgccaaacagcagcagcactagCAGCTGTGTCGTCACTGTAGGCAGTGGCAACGCAGTTGGAAGTGCCAGTAGCTCTCTAAGTGCAGAGCGCCCACCGTTTCGGGCGCCGACCAAGCAGGAGCTCGTTGAGTTTCGGAAACAAATTGAGGCCGGAAATTATGAGCGAGTCAAACGCATTGTTTGGGATAATCCACGGTTCCTTATCAGCAGTGGTGACACACCCACCAGCCTGAAGGAGGGATATCGCTATAATGCTATGCACATATGTGCCCAAGGCAATCAAGCCCTTGTCGCAGagcttatattaaaaataatctcaGATCGCGACTTCACTCAGCTGTATGCCGGCAAGAAGAGTAGTGGCGAGATGTGCGCTGCCATGAATGAGAATCTGCTCGATTACTATCTTAACATGCCTGACAAGGGTCGCGGGGAGACTCCGTTGCATTTTGCCGTTAAAAACGGTCATATTGCTATAGTTCAAGTTCTTACTTCCTATCCGCAATGCAAATCCCTGAAAAATACTGAGGGCATGTATCCCAAAGAT ATAATATGTCAGCGAGCACCAAATGCCGGCCCGGATGTATGCAAGAAACTGGAACTGTTGCTGTCAGAGCCACATTATGTGCCTGTTATGCGCGCGGTACACAACGAGCTGCCACCGCATGTTGGACAACCTTTTACGCCTAATGAACCGCCG AACATGCAGTACAAGACCGACGAGAGTGATCGTCTCAATGTAGACCTTACAATCAGTGCTTTGGCTGGCCCAATGCCACGTGAGCaagcatttaatttctttcgaAGATGGAAGACACCTCCTCGCATTGGAAGCAATGTGATATCTCCGCTGGCTGGCTCGCCATTCGTCTCGCCCATGAAAACGCCAAGCAACAAGTCATTTGTCAATAAAAGCACGGGCCAAATGTCAACAGGTCGACGCGTCCTTTTTAGCCCCACGACGCCAAACAAGTCACTGAACGAGCCAAACGGCAATCACAAGTCACAGCAAGCTATGTCACTTCAAAATGGTGATATGGAAAATATTgagaataacaataacaaccatTGCGCCTTAAAGGACAACTCAAGTGCACCGAAACGCATGATTGATATACCCTCGACGCCCATACGGCAAATGAGGCCGGATCTGTTTTTGGAATACCGCAGTAGCAATTCGTCACCGCATGTCGATGAATCGCCGGACAGGGCTTTGGATTTTAGCCTTAACGTGTCAAATCTGAATGATAGTTTCCGTGAACGTCATATTAAAAACTCGGACATTGAAAAGGGGCTCGAGGTGGTCGGTCGTCAATTAGCGCGTCAAGAACAATTGGAGTGGCGCGAATATTGGGATTTTCTTGATACTTTCATAGATATTGCTTCGAGTAATGGACTTACACGCCTGGACGGTTATCTATCGGCTCAATTGGAGCAGTCGCAGGCCTCACTGTTGTCCGAAAAATCCGATCAAGTGTGGAGTCTGTCACAAATGCAGCATTATCTTGATCTAATAGCAGATCGTAGTAAAACAAGCAACGCTACAAGTGGTGGTAGCGCCATTACTCAAGTGATGACACCCTATACATGTGTGGAGAAGTCGTTGCAGGTTTTTGCAAAACGCATCACTAAAACCCTTATCAACAACATTGGCAACATGGTATCCATTAACGATATGTTGCTTTCTGAGCTGAAAAGACTGAAATCTTTAATTGTAAGCTTTAAGGATGATACACGCTTTTTTACTGTAGATTTTAGTAAAGTCCACTCGCGTATTGCTCATCTCGTGGCTAGCTATATTGCCCACTCGATGGAGGTCAGCGCCGCCCTGCGATACCAACTAATGCAAATGCTGCGCAAACTGTTACAGCTGAATGGCGATCGTCGAGAGCATTTGCACTGTGTGTGCGCCAGCATGCTACAAATGTTAGAACTGGCGCCAACTGTCCAGTTGCCAGATGCATTGAAGACCGAGGAATTGTGCTCGGCTGCCTGGCAGGTGGAACAGTCCTGCGCCTGTCTATGGGAAGCGAATCTTAGTCGCAAAACCAGTCGACGCAAACGCACTGAATCTTTGCGTGCTCAACTGCAAGATATTAGCAACGCGACCACAACACTGACGGCGACCGCACTCACTTTGCGCAATTCCGTCCCGTCAAATGTTGCGGTCGTTTATCCTACCGCTAAAAATTCCGCATATCGCAGCAGCGATAATCAtagtgatgatgatgatattgATAGCGACGACGAAATGTTCTTT tatGAATGTGGCGGCGGTGACAGTAGCGAGGATGAAGATATATTTCTTACACCGCCTGAGAGTCGCTCGCCAAGGTTGTCTTGCGAATTGGAACCACGTTATGAGCTCTTCATTTTCGG CAAGGAGCCTACAAAGCGCGATTTGGACGTATTGAATGCTATTTtccatgtgaaaattgataagGATTCATTACCCTTCGTGCATGCCTGGCGAACAGCTATGGAAAACTTTTCCACAGCTGAAATGGATCT CTTCCCATCACCGAAAAGTGTGCAGAAAACACACAAGTCGTCATCGTATTTCGCCATTAGCACCACTCCTAAGAACCTAAGCAGCGTTGGCGCTGTTAATAGTAATGCCAGCAGTATTGTAGCCGATAGCGTTTCACTTGCGCATCCAAAACGACTTTTCGCTACGCCAAAACTGAATGCAGTGGCGGCCCGCCGTCACTCTGCAACACCATCGACGCCTCCGAAACCGACACGATTACCAGAGAAAACTACGCCGCTGTGGGACCCGCCAATGGATACCTCGTCACCAATGCCATCGttagcaacagttgctgcagcCACTGTTTCACAGTCATTCCAAACGCCGCTCAACAAAATGCGCGGCCTTTTTAGCAAATACCGTGAGGCGCGCCAGGAATCCACTCCGGCGGCTTTTTCGCTAGATATGATTAATGCCCGCCCCAACAAGTCACTATTAATGGAAGAGAGCGACTGA